One segment of Lutra lutra chromosome 12, mLutLut1.2, whole genome shotgun sequence DNA contains the following:
- the SELPLG gene encoding P-selectin glycoprotein ligand 1 isoform X1 — MSLQVLLLLILLGPDSSLQLWGIGKNGTQEAPDALLARGRRQVDEDQEEDSYDYVTEGTGPPETLTDNPGSLALTPKLLAELAILGHGNPEPDSLEVATGESASLDAGGVTLGNLSMEVATQGIPVTLNPLTKEQATTLPLITEAPSTERALSTERATTEALSTEPAATEALTTQPADTEAPSMKSTVVETLSTGPEATDALSTEPTATKAPSMESTVMEMLSMGPEATDALSTEPTATEAPSVKSTVMETLSTEPTATEPLSADPATTIGRLTTVPLVTSDPQNSTIVAAGNLPAVLTEQWKNRQRLSPQSSVAPIPTGAPDRIPVKQCLLAILILALVATTFLVCTVVLAVRLSRKNHMYPVRNYSPTEMVCISSLLPEGGEVPPATANGGLPNAKSQGLKAEPGEGRDGDNLTLQSFLP; from the coding sequence ATGTCTCTGCAAGTCCTCCTTCTTCTGATTTTGCTGGGCCCTGACAGCAGCCTCCAGCTGTGGGGGATAGGGAAGAATGGAACCCAGGAGGCCCCAGACGCCCTGCTCGCCCGGGGCCGGAGACAGGTGGATGAGGACCAGGAAGAGGACTCATATGACTATGTTACAGAAGGCACAGGCCCTCCAGAAACGCTTACAGATAACCCTGGGTCTTTGGCCCTGACCCCAAAACTTCTGGCGGAGTTGGCAATATTGGGGCATGGAAATCCTGAGCCAGACTCTCTGGAGGTGGCCACAGGGGAGTCGGCTAGCTTGGATGCAGGAGGGGTGACCCTGGGGAATCTGAGCATGGAAGTGGCCACACAAGGCATTCCTGTCACATTGAACCCACTGACCAAAGAACAGGCCACTACATTACCTCTCATCACAGAGGCCCCATCCACAGAGCGGGCTCTGTCTACAGAGCGGGCCACTACTGAGGCCCTGTCCACAGAGCCAGCAGCCACAGAGGCACTGACCACACAACCTGCGGACACAGAGGCCCCGTCCATGAAGTCTACTGTCGTGGAGACCCTGTCCACAGGGCCAGAAGCCACGGATGCCCTGTCCACGGAGCCTACTGCCACAAAGGCCCCGTCCATGGAGTCTACTGTCATGGAGATGCTGTCCATGGGGCCAGAAGCCACAGATGCCCTGTCCACGGAGCCTACTGCCACAGAGGCCCCATCCGTGAAGTCTACTGTCATGGAGACCCTGTCCACGGAGCCCACTGCCACAGAGCCCCTGTCTGCAGATCCAGCCACCACCATAGGGCGCCTAACCACCGTCCCTCTTGTGACCTCTGATCCTCAAAACAGCACCATTGTGGCAGCGGGCAATTTGCCTGCTGTCCTCACCGAACAATGGAAAAACAGGCAGCGTCTCTCCCCACAGAGCTCCGTGGCCCCCATCCCCACAGGGGCCCCGGACCGCATCCCTGTGAAGCAGTGCCTACTGGCCATCCTCATCTTGGCCCTGGTAGCCACAACCTTTCTTGTGTGCACTGTGGTGCTGGCTGTCCGCCTCTCCCGCAAGAATCACATGTACCCCGTGCGCAATTATTCCCCCACCGAGATGGTCTGCATCTCATCCCTGCTGCCTGAGGGGGGCGAGGTGCCCCCTGCCACGGCCAATGGGGGCCTGCCCAATGCCAAGAGCCAGGGCCTAAAggcagagcctggggaggggcGAGATGGGGACAACCTAACCTTGCAGAGCTTCCTCCCTTAA
- the SELPLG gene encoding P-selectin glycoprotein ligand 1 isoform X2 has protein sequence MSLQVLLLLILLGPDSSLQLWGIGKNGTQEAPDALLARGRRQVDEDQEEDSYDYVTEGTGPPETLTDNPGSLALTPKLLAELAILGHGNPEPDSLEVATGESASLDAGGVTLGNLSMEVATQGIPVTLNPLTKEQATTLPLITEAPSTERALSTERATTEALSTEPAATEALTTQPADTEAPSMKSTVVETLSTGPEATDALSTEPTATKAPSMESTVMEMLSMGPEATDALSTEPTATEPLSADPATTIGRLTTVPLVTSDPQNSTIVAAGNLPAVLTEQWKNRQRLSPQSSVAPIPTGAPDRIPVKQCLLAILILALVATTFLVCTVVLAVRLSRKNHMYPVRNYSPTEMVCISSLLPEGGEVPPATANGGLPNAKSQGLKAEPGEGRDGDNLTLQSFLP, from the exons ATGTCTCTGCAAGTCCTCCTTCTTCTGATTTTGCTGGGCCCTGACAGCAGCCTCCAGCTGTGGGGGATAGGGAAGAATGGAACCCAGGAGGCCCCAGACGCCCTGCTCGCCCGGGGCCGGAGACAGGTGGATGAGGACCAGGAAGAGGACTCATATGACTATGTTACAGAAGGCACAGGCCCTCCAGAAACGCTTACAGATAACCCTGGGTCTTTGGCCCTGACCCCAAAACTTCTGGCGGAGTTGGCAATATTGGGGCATGGAAATCCTGAGCCAGACTCTCTGGAGGTGGCCACAGGGGAGTCGGCTAGCTTGGATGCAGGAGGGGTGACCCTGGGGAATCTGAGCATGGAAGTGGCCACACAAGGCATTCCTGTCACATTGAACCCACTGACCAAAGAACAGGCCACTACATTACCTCTCATCACAGAGGCCCCATCCACAGAGCGGGCTCTGTCTACAGAGCGGGCCACTACTGAGGCCCTGTCCACAGAGCCAGCAGCCACAGAGGCACTGACCACACAACCTGCGGACACAGAGGCCCCGTCCATGAAGTCTACTGTCGTGGAGACCCTGTCCACAGGGCCAGAAGCCACGGATGCCCTGTCCACGGAGCCTACTGCCACAAAGGCCCCGTCCATGGAGTCTACTGTCATGGAGATGCTGTCCATGGGGCCAGAAGCCACAGATGCCCTGTCCACGGAGCCTACTGCCACAGAG CCCCTGTCTGCAGATCCAGCCACCACCATAGGGCGCCTAACCACCGTCCCTCTTGTGACCTCTGATCCTCAAAACAGCACCATTGTGGCAGCGGGCAATTTGCCTGCTGTCCTCACCGAACAATGGAAAAACAGGCAGCGTCTCTCCCCACAGAGCTCCGTGGCCCCCATCCCCACAGGGGCCCCGGACCGCATCCCTGTGAAGCAGTGCCTACTGGCCATCCTCATCTTGGCCCTGGTAGCCACAACCTTTCTTGTGTGCACTGTGGTGCTGGCTGTCCGCCTCTCCCGCAAGAATCACATGTACCCCGTGCGCAATTATTCCCCCACCGAGATGGTCTGCATCTCATCCCTGCTGCCTGAGGGGGGCGAGGTGCCCCCTGCCACGGCCAATGGGGGCCTGCCCAATGCCAAGAGCCAGGGCCTAAAggcagagcctggggaggggcGAGATGGGGACAACCTAACCTTGCAGAGCTTCCTCCCTTAA